One genomic region from Stutzerimonas decontaminans encodes:
- a CDS encoding ArsR/SmtB family transcription factor, whose product MSIDISEALKALDNPTRLAILTLLKDPKINFPEQEADPEQLGVCVSIIQERVGLSQSTVSNYLAALQRAQLVTSQRIGPWTYYKRNEEKVAQLLEALSKAI is encoded by the coding sequence CTGGATAACCCCACACGCCTGGCCATCCTAACCCTGCTGAAGGACCCGAAGATCAACTTCCCCGAGCAGGAAGCCGATCCCGAACAGCTGGGTGTGTGCGTTAGCATCATCCAGGAGCGTGTGGGGTTGTCGCAGTCCACCGTCTCGAACTACCTGGCGGCGCTGCAGCGCGCGCAGTTGGTGACCTCGCAGCGTATCGGTCCCTGGACCTACTACAAGCGAAACGAAGAGAAGGTAGCCCAGTTGCTCGAAGCACTCAGCAAAGCCATCTGA
- a CDS encoding helix-turn-helix transcriptional regulator encodes MSALHERLPPIDGFLTCPPTPALAAYVQRFWWLEGDAATVYDEQMLHPDGACGVIFNFADPLAFDGHLHKPRALIAGPQLASSRLQLAGQVRLMGVRFRPGMGAAFFGVSLDELAGFHGADWQRLGFAALVDQLAELSREAQLLLVEQELMRRLQAAQERRSPVQQLLAQITATQGRQRLADLLQAVPLGQRQLERLFRYQVGLTPKQFSRIQRVALVRNQLRSGQPLLDTALACGYSDQAHFIHDFKTVVGMTPGQYRTSRIRR; translated from the coding sequence ATGTCCGCCCTGCACGAACGACTGCCACCCATCGATGGCTTCCTGACTTGCCCGCCTACGCCTGCACTGGCTGCCTACGTGCAGCGCTTCTGGTGGCTGGAGGGTGACGCCGCCACGGTGTATGACGAGCAGATGCTGCATCCGGACGGCGCCTGCGGGGTCATCTTCAACTTCGCCGATCCGCTGGCCTTCGATGGTCATCTGCACAAGCCGCGCGCACTGATCGCCGGGCCGCAGCTGGCCAGCTCGCGGTTGCAACTGGCAGGGCAGGTAAGGCTGATGGGCGTGCGTTTTCGCCCTGGGATGGGCGCGGCGTTCTTTGGCGTCAGCCTGGATGAGCTGGCCGGCTTCCACGGTGCCGACTGGCAGCGGCTGGGCTTCGCCGCATTGGTCGACCAATTGGCCGAGTTGAGCCGCGAGGCGCAGCTGCTGCTGGTGGAGCAGGAGTTGATGAGGCGTTTGCAGGCGGCGCAGGAGCGACGCTCACCGGTGCAACAGCTGCTGGCGCAGATCACTGCGACCCAGGGCCGACAGCGTCTGGCTGATCTGCTACAGGCGGTGCCACTCGGGCAGCGTCAGCTGGAACGCCTGTTCCGCTACCAGGTGGGCCTGACGCCCAAGCAGTTCAGCCGCATTCAGCGCGTCGCGCTGGTGCGCAACCAACTGCGCTCCGGCCAGCCGCTGTTGGACACCGCCCTGGCCTGCGGCTACAGCGACCAGGCGCACTTCATTCATGACTTCAAGACGGTGGTCGGCATGACGCCGGGGCAGTATCGGACGAGCAGGATAAGGCGATAA
- a CDS encoding carboxymuconolactone decarboxylase family protein, whose product MRMNYQAAAPDVMTAMIGLETYLARQSRREDGVDKPLMELVKIRVSQINQCAYCLDMHTKDARALGETEQRIYSLSAWRETPFFTNRERAALAWAEANTLLPQGVSQTLFEEVREHFSEAQLANLTLAIATINAWNRFGVSFAPVPGSYQPG is encoded by the coding sequence ATGCGCATGAACTACCAGGCTGCCGCCCCCGATGTAATGACGGCAATGATAGGGCTGGAAACCTACCTGGCACGGCAGAGCCGCCGCGAGGATGGCGTCGACAAGCCGCTGATGGAGCTGGTGAAGATCCGCGTCTCGCAGATCAATCAGTGCGCCTACTGCCTCGATATGCACACCAAGGACGCCCGCGCCCTGGGCGAAACCGAGCAGCGCATCTATTCCCTGAGTGCCTGGCGCGAAACCCCATTCTTCACCAACCGCGAACGCGCCGCCCTGGCCTGGGCCGAGGCCAACACCCTGCTGCCCCAGGGCGTGTCGCAGACGCTGTTCGAGGAGGTGCGCGAGCATTTCTCCGAAGCCCAGCTCGCCAACCTGACCCTGGCCATCGCCACCATCAACGCCTGGAACCGCTTCGGCGTTTCCTTCGCGCCGGTGCCGGGCAGCTACCAGCCGGGCTGA